One segment of Vibrio agarivorans DNA contains the following:
- the yfcC gene encoding putative basic amino acid antiporter YfcC, giving the protein MPDTLILIFVVGILASILTYFVPAGHFDSQQVSYMAEGVEKTRTVIDPASFSYATDENGDLQYNKVGLFASGGGIGLMNFPFEGLVSGSKWGSAIGVIMFMLVIGGAFGVVMRTGTIDNGILRLIDKTKGSESLFIPVLFFLFSLGGAVFGMGEEAVAFAIIIAPLMVRLGYDGITTVMVTYVATQIGFATSWMNPFSVAIAQGIAGVPVLSGMQMRMVMWVTFTLIGIAFTMMYASRIKSTPSLSYSYDSDAHFRKQDIGNQESRWNFGDTLVIFTVFATTVWVVWGVVAHAWYIPEIASQFFTMGFVAGIIGVVFRLNGMTVNDIAASFKEGASVMLAPALLVGCAKGVLLILGGGSTDEASVLNSILNSAGGVISGLPEAGAAWLMYVFQSIFNFFVTSGSGQAALTMPLLAPLADIAGVTRQVAVLAFQLGDGFTNIIVPTSASLMATLGVCRIDWGNWAKFCWRFILLLFTLSSIVVVSAHLLGFS; this is encoded by the coding sequence ATGCCAGATACTCTTATTCTGATTTTTGTGGTTGGTATTCTTGCCAGCATTTTGACTTATTTTGTCCCTGCTGGACATTTTGATAGTCAGCAAGTCTCTTATATGGCTGAGGGTGTAGAAAAAACTCGCACCGTTATCGACCCAGCATCGTTTAGCTATGCGACCGATGAAAATGGTGATCTGCAATACAATAAAGTCGGTCTATTTGCCTCTGGCGGTGGTATCGGTCTTATGAACTTCCCATTTGAAGGCCTAGTGTCAGGCTCTAAGTGGGGCAGTGCCATCGGCGTGATTATGTTTATGCTGGTGATCGGCGGTGCGTTTGGTGTGGTAATGCGCACGGGGACGATTGATAACGGTATCTTGCGCCTTATCGATAAGACCAAAGGCAGCGAGTCGCTGTTTATTCCAGTGCTGTTCTTCCTGTTCTCTTTGGGGGGCGCAGTCTTCGGTATGGGCGAAGAAGCGGTGGCGTTTGCCATTATTATCGCACCACTGATGGTTCGCTTAGGGTATGACGGTATTACGACGGTAATGGTCACGTATGTGGCGACACAGATTGGCTTTGCGACCTCTTGGATGAACCCATTCTCAGTGGCAATCGCACAGGGTATCGCGGGTGTTCCTGTACTTTCTGGTATGCAAATGCGTATGGTGATGTGGGTGACCTTCACACTTATCGGTATCGCCTTCACTATGATGTATGCGTCGCGTATTAAATCGACTCCGTCGCTATCATACAGTTACGACAGTGATGCGCATTTCCGTAAACAAGATATTGGCAATCAAGAGTCTCGTTGGAACTTTGGTGACACGTTGGTTATCTTTACGGTGTTTGCTACAACAGTATGGGTAGTCTGGGGTGTTGTCGCGCACGCTTGGTATATCCCTGAAATTGCCTCTCAATTTTTTACCATGGGCTTTGTCGCGGGTATCATCGGTGTGGTTTTCCGTCTTAACGGTATGACGGTTAATGACATCGCTGCATCATTTAAAGAGGGTGCAAGTGTGATGCTAGCGCCAGCGCTACTTGTTGGTTGTGCAAAAGGTGTTTTGCTTATCCTTGGCGGAGGCTCAACCGACGAAGCAAGCGTACTTAACTCGATTTTGAACAGCGCTGGTGGTGTGATTAGTGGTCTACCTGAAGCCGGCGCAGCGTGGCTGATGTATGTATTCCAGTCAATCTTCAACTTCTTCGTGACATCGGGTTCAGGTCAGGCGGCATTGACCATGCCTCTGCTTGCTCCACTCGCTGACATTGCAGGTGTGACTCGTCAAGTTGCTGTACTCGCATTCCAGTTGGGTGATGGCTTTACCAATATTATTGTTCCAACATCGGCGTCACTCATGGCAACATTGGGTGTGTGTCGCATTGATTGGGGTAACTGGGCGAAGTTCTGCTGGCGTTTCATCTTGTTACTGTTCACGCTATCAAGCATCGTGGTAGTATCTGCGCATCTGTTAGGCTTCTCATAA
- a CDS encoding succinylglutamate desuccinylase/aspartoacylase family protein → MATVRSGDIVQGKAVIEQLDVRDLQAGTHPFWFQASSNAIAQHYLLPVTVFKGEVEGPRVMITAGVHGDELNGVLASHQLIRALENVTIKGTITIVSMINLPGMLHHSRDFHSSDPDASPSNLNRFFPGNATGDAANRLIDSVWSKLLKPNADCAIDLHTQTSGAVYPLYVFADFRLPEALHMARLMNPDCILDDPGDAGVLETTWNQSLVPSITVEVGMGKVTQQSLIDRSVDGMQNILKYIGVIDGQPSAPTLECKEGKTITSVRARQGGFVLPQVELLSDVQAGDVVALQYDAFGQLIETYSAPNEGKVLSFNVDSMREPGALVVRLISD, encoded by the coding sequence ATGGCAACGGTTCGCTCAGGCGATATTGTTCAAGGAAAAGCGGTCATTGAACAACTTGATGTTCGTGACCTACAAGCGGGTACACATCCGTTCTGGTTTCAAGCGAGCTCTAATGCCATCGCACAACACTATTTGCTTCCTGTTACGGTATTCAAAGGCGAAGTAGAAGGCCCGCGCGTGATGATTACCGCAGGTGTTCACGGTGATGAACTTAATGGTGTATTGGCTTCTCATCAGCTGATTCGTGCACTCGAGAACGTCACGATCAAAGGCACGATTACGATTGTCTCAATGATTAATTTACCTGGCATGCTGCACCATAGCCGTGACTTTCACAGCTCTGATCCTGATGCGTCGCCAAGTAACCTAAATCGATTCTTCCCGGGAAATGCGACAGGTGATGCCGCGAATCGCCTGATTGATTCTGTTTGGAGCAAGCTACTTAAACCAAACGCCGATTGCGCGATTGATTTGCACACGCAAACCAGTGGCGCTGTGTATCCTCTGTATGTTTTTGCTGATTTTCGTTTGCCAGAAGCGTTACATATGGCGCGTTTGATGAATCCTGATTGCATTTTGGATGATCCGGGCGACGCTGGCGTTCTAGAAACCACGTGGAATCAAAGCTTAGTCCCAAGCATCACCGTTGAAGTCGGTATGGGCAAAGTGACGCAGCAGAGCTTGATTGACCGCTCAGTAGACGGTATGCAGAATATTTTGAAATACATCGGTGTTATCGATGGGCAGCCAAGTGCTCCAACGTTGGAGTGCAAAGAGGGCAAAACGATTACCAGTGTTCGCGCCAGACAAGGTGGTTTTGTTTTGCCGCAGGTTGAACTGCTTAGCGATGTGCAAGCAGGTGATGTGGTGGCGTTGCAGTATGATGCCTTTGGTCAGTTGATTGAGACCTATAGTGCTCCAAATGAAGGTAAGGTGTTGAGTTTTAATGTTGATTCAATGCGTGAGCCAGGTGCACTCGTTGTACGTTTGATCTCAGACTAG
- a CDS encoding YceH family protein: MTIILSPIEARIIGCLIEKEVTTPDYYPLTLNSLTSACNQKSNREPVMSLSTDEVKSAVDGLIAKRLVSDESGFNSRANKYQHRFCNTEFGDFHLTKQEKGIACCMLLRGAQTPGELRTRTNRLCEFSDVKEVEQVLTKMAERETGGLVVKLPREAGKRESRYQHLFCGEVDLAELEIAAASATSSKDARIAELEQEVAELKAHIAQLEAQLG, translated from the coding sequence ATGACAATCATCCTCTCTCCTATTGAAGCACGAATCATCGGCTGCTTAATCGAAAAAGAAGTCACGACTCCTGATTATTATCCTCTCACTCTCAACAGTTTAACTTCTGCATGTAATCAAAAGAGCAACCGCGAGCCGGTGATGTCACTGAGCACAGATGAGGTAAAATCGGCCGTTGATGGATTGATTGCGAAAAGACTTGTGAGTGATGAAAGTGGCTTTAATAGCCGTGCAAACAAATACCAGCATCGTTTTTGTAACACAGAGTTTGGTGATTTCCACTTAACCAAACAAGAGAAGGGAATCGCTTGCTGTATGTTATTGCGCGGTGCTCAGACGCCGGGTGAGTTGCGCACTCGCACCAATCGCTTGTGTGAATTCTCTGACGTGAAAGAGGTCGAGCAGGTTTTAACGAAAATGGCTGAGCGTGAGACTGGAGGATTAGTGGTAAAACTACCTCGAGAAGCTGGCAAGCGTGAGTCTCGCTATCAACATCTTTTCTGTGGTGAAGTAGACCTTGCTGAGCTGGAAATCGCTGCCGCTTCTGCCACGAGCAGCAAAGATGCTCGCATTGCTGAGCTTGAACAAGAGGTCGCAGAGCTTAAAGCGCACATAGCACAGCTGGAAGCGCAACTTGGCTAA
- a CDS encoding GIY-YIG nuclease family protein: MANLSLQDQGQPPWFVYLIRTKANTLYCGVTTDTQRRFEQHCSGKGAKALRGKGPLDLVWSAPAGHSRSEAQQWEHKVKKLTKLRKEMLIKGECSLTHLT; the protein is encoded by the coding sequence TTGGCTAACCTCTCTTTACAAGACCAAGGGCAGCCCCCTTGGTTTGTTTATCTTATTCGCACTAAAGCGAACACGCTCTACTGCGGGGTTACGACGGATACTCAAAGGCGTTTTGAGCAGCACTGCAGCGGCAAAGGGGCGAAAGCTCTACGAGGTAAAGGGCCTCTTGATTTGGTCTGGTCTGCGCCAGCGGGTCACTCAAGAAGTGAAGCGCAGCAATGGGAACATAAAGTCAAGAAGCTGACTAAACTTCGTAAAGAGATGTTAATCAAAGGTGAGTGCTCACTGACTCACCTTACATGA
- a CDS encoding autoinducer 2-binding periplasmic protein LuxP, which translates to MNKILSSVALSVLAFSANADHHSLQVLREYWKYDEFLAAFPQQHALTEKLSKTVQTDAIPLRTEQKKPVTISVVYPGQQVSDYWVRNISAFEQRLDELNIDYQINQVFTRPNVDLRQQSVSLMEALKSKSDYLVFTLDTTRHRKFIEHVLSTGETKVILQNITTPLRDWEQHQPFMYVGFDHIQGTQLLIDHYKTRFPKGSFDYSVIYFSEGYISEARGTTFIDQMSRGGDYNLSSSYYTDASRESGYHATLNILKQNEDIDFIYACSTDVALGAIDALKETGRTDVFINGWGGGTAELEALEKNDLDVTVMRMNDDTGIAMAEAIKWDLQGEPVPTVYSGGFKLITSDADVKQVQSLKQKAFRYSNRD; encoded by the coding sequence ATGAATAAGATCTTATCTTCAGTCGCCTTATCTGTCTTGGCCTTTAGCGCGAATGCCGACCATCACTCATTGCAAGTGCTTCGAGAATATTGGAAGTACGATGAGTTTTTGGCTGCATTTCCTCAACAGCATGCGTTAACCGAGAAGCTCAGCAAGACTGTACAAACAGACGCTATTCCGCTGCGTACTGAGCAGAAAAAACCGGTGACGATTTCTGTGGTTTATCCTGGTCAACAGGTATCAGATTACTGGGTAAGAAATATCAGTGCCTTTGAACAGCGTCTTGATGAGCTGAATATTGATTATCAAATTAATCAGGTATTTACTCGCCCTAACGTCGATTTGCGTCAGCAAAGCGTTTCCTTGATGGAAGCGCTCAAAAGTAAATCAGATTACCTAGTATTTACACTCGACACCACGCGTCATCGCAAGTTTATTGAGCATGTGTTGAGCACAGGCGAAACCAAGGTCATTCTACAAAATATCACCACACCTTTAAGAGATTGGGAACAACATCAACCGTTTATGTATGTTGGCTTTGACCATATCCAAGGTACGCAGTTGCTGATTGACCACTACAAGACACGCTTCCCCAAAGGGTCTTTTGATTACTCAGTGATTTACTTTTCTGAGGGTTATATCAGTGAGGCGCGTGGGACCACCTTTATCGATCAGATGTCTCGCGGTGGAGATTATAACTTGAGCTCTTCTTATTATACCGATGCAAGTCGTGAGTCCGGCTATCATGCTACCCTCAATATTCTCAAGCAAAATGAAGATATTGATTTTATCTATGCCTGCTCTACAGATGTGGCTCTAGGCGCCATTGACGCCTTAAAAGAGACGGGTAGAACCGATGTGTTTATCAATGGTTGGGGTGGCGGCACCGCAGAGTTAGAGGCGTTAGAAAAAAACGACCTTGATGTCACAGTGATGCGTATGAATGACGATACAGGCATCGCCATGGCGGAAGCAATTAAGTGGGATTTACAAGGTGAACCGGTACCAACGGTATATTCTGGTGGCTTTAAGCTCATCACCTCGGATGCCGATGTAAAACAGGTTCAGTCTCTTAAACAGAAAGCGTTTCGATACTCGAATCGCGATTAG
- the luxQ gene encoding quorum-sensing autoinducer 2 sensor kinase/phosphatase LuxQ: MTMFTPRKPRRPLTTLITQSVFVLIAIFALLVLFQNYYVSTQIISREAERASTQTSTLVQGIFNFRLDALEIQQDTIGRSDSLVTAVREQKRSDIDRLFAGLDNIDSSLVPDIRVITRSDSLYWNDANHGFYGISERSLQSLTQNLAQTKHWYLAQTPSQLGTRYILMRRSPIVDTQTGEILGMLNIGIVLNNNLSLMVKLRDGSNSQDVMLAVGSTVIAASFNKKPEYGQLDILLRHADEQESFSLSNNISVRKTDLVLNDTPTFLSIYTIRTSPTASLLVRSHFIAVVALFCILLGILFWGRYWLKNKVARELDQLMSYTSDIVEHRAVKNYKGSAIIEFDRLGHVIENAFVKLGEQEKLFEDLFNFSLSPSIVWNANGQVVSMNPVAKHQFGSYAESSSSYAQLIEALLPHVLRAVKGEPVIGVNTVVGSDTYRWNISSIFIESGQQQIIAQAQDISSLVEAERQTQLAKEAAEETARVRADFLAKMSHELRTPLNGIIGVSQLLQHGLTREQHQKYVDILCQSGEHLLAVLNDILDFSKIEQGQFTIQPALFKLLESCRAVEQIYTPLCEEKGIELRVRMNAAPDLMVVTDQVRLNQILFNLVSNAVKFTDTGGVSVLVQVLSSDKMTVEVKDSGIGVDEAEIGRIFEPFVQLESSMTRQLGGSGLGLAIVRSLVDLLGGTIHVVSEKGQGTTFNLSLPIKVQSRDEKIAALPHLQHSQIFFEGKVDVLLVEDNNTNAFIAQAFCEKFGMKVDWVADGVKAIEAMKVKTYDLVLMDNQLPELSGIEATRHIRQELKIDTPIFACTADGLDETRNAFMLAGANYVLLKPLKERALIDALKFFKQNFRPND, translated from the coding sequence ATGACTATGTTCACTCCCCGTAAGCCAAGACGGCCATTAACCACACTGATCACTCAATCGGTGTTCGTATTGATTGCCATATTCGCTTTGCTGGTGTTGTTTCAAAACTACTATGTTTCAACACAGATCATCAGTCGTGAAGCTGAGAGAGCAAGCACACAAACCTCAACACTAGTGCAGGGGATTTTCAACTTTCGCCTGGATGCACTAGAGATACAGCAAGACACCATTGGGCGTAGTGACTCTCTTGTTACCGCGGTTCGTGAGCAAAAGCGTTCTGATATCGACCGCCTGTTTGCGGGTCTAGATAATATAGATTCAAGTCTTGTGCCTGATATTCGTGTTATTACACGTTCTGATAGTCTGTATTGGAATGATGCCAATCACGGTTTTTATGGTATTTCTGAACGTTCACTGCAAAGCTTGACACAGAACCTTGCTCAAACCAAACACTGGTATCTAGCCCAAACTCCCTCGCAGTTAGGTACTCGTTATATCTTGATGCGCCGATCACCGATTGTTGATACACAAACCGGTGAAATCTTGGGTATGCTGAATATTGGTATTGTGCTGAACAACAACCTTTCATTGATGGTGAAGCTGCGAGACGGTAGTAACTCGCAAGACGTGATGTTAGCGGTGGGCTCGACGGTTATCGCCGCGAGTTTTAACAAAAAGCCAGAATATGGTCAGCTTGATATTTTATTGCGCCATGCCGATGAGCAAGAGAGCTTCTCTCTGAGTAACAATATCTCGGTGCGTAAGACGGATTTAGTGCTCAATGATACGCCAACCTTTTTAAGTATTTATACGATACGGACCTCTCCAACTGCCTCACTCTTAGTACGCAGTCATTTTATTGCTGTGGTCGCTCTGTTTTGTATCTTACTTGGTATTCTGTTTTGGGGACGCTATTGGCTCAAAAATAAGGTCGCGCGCGAGCTTGACCAGTTGATGAGCTACACCAGTGATATTGTCGAGCATCGAGCGGTAAAAAACTATAAGGGTTCGGCAATCATTGAGTTTGACCGCCTTGGTCATGTCATTGAAAACGCGTTTGTAAAACTGGGTGAGCAGGAAAAGCTGTTCGAAGACTTGTTTAATTTCTCACTCTCGCCAAGTATTGTCTGGAACGCTAACGGGCAAGTGGTGAGCATGAATCCTGTTGCCAAGCATCAGTTTGGTAGCTATGCCGAGTCGAGTTCTTCCTACGCTCAATTAATAGAGGCCCTGCTGCCGCATGTATTAAGAGCGGTTAAAGGTGAGCCGGTGATTGGGGTCAACACAGTTGTAGGCTCAGATACCTATCGCTGGAATATCTCCTCTATTTTTATCGAAAGTGGCCAACAGCAGATTATTGCGCAGGCGCAAGACATCTCCTCTTTGGTTGAGGCGGAGCGCCAAACACAACTGGCGAAAGAAGCTGCTGAAGAAACCGCGCGAGTCCGTGCTGATTTCTTGGCGAAGATGAGTCATGAATTACGCACGCCACTGAATGGGATTATTGGTGTATCACAGCTGTTGCAACATGGCTTAACACGCGAGCAGCACCAGAAGTATGTCGACATTTTATGTCAGAGTGGTGAGCATTTGCTCGCGGTACTTAACGATATCCTCGATTTCTCCAAAATTGAACAAGGGCAGTTTACCATTCAACCTGCACTGTTTAAGTTATTGGAGAGTTGCCGAGCGGTTGAGCAGATATATACGCCGCTGTGTGAAGAGAAAGGCATCGAACTGCGTGTACGTATGAATGCAGCGCCTGATTTGATGGTTGTGACAGACCAGGTGCGTTTGAACCAAATACTCTTTAATCTCGTCAGCAATGCAGTGAAGTTCACCGACACGGGTGGGGTTAGTGTTCTGGTTCAGGTATTAAGCTCAGACAAGATGACGGTAGAAGTGAAAGACTCCGGTATCGGCGTTGATGAGGCCGAAATTGGTCGGATTTTTGAGCCATTTGTTCAATTAGAGTCATCGATGACACGCCAACTAGGTGGCAGTGGATTAGGCTTAGCGATTGTGCGTAGTTTGGTTGACTTACTCGGTGGCACTATCCATGTTGTCAGCGAAAAAGGACAGGGTACGACCTTTAACTTATCTTTACCAATCAAAGTGCAAAGCCGTGATGAGAAGATTGCTGCACTTCCTCACCTGCAGCACTCACAGATCTTCTTTGAGGGTAAAGTCGATGTTTTATTGGTTGAAGATAACAATACCAACGCATTTATCGCACAAGCATTTTGCGAGAAGTTTGGTATGAAAGTCGATTGGGTCGCTGATGGTGTGAAGGCGATTGAAGCGATGAAAGTGAAAACCTACGATTTAGTGTTAATGGATAACCAGCTTCCTGAACTAAGCGGTATAGAAGCCACGCGTCATATTCGGCAAGAGTTGAAAATAGACACGCCGATATTTGCTTGTACGGCAGATGGGTTAGATGAAACACGCAATGCGTTTATGCTGGCAGGCGCGAACTATGTGTTGCTTAAACCGCTGAAAGAGCGCGCATTAATTGATGCATTGAAGTTCTTTAAGCAGAATTTTAGACCTAACGATTAG
- the yccS gene encoding YccS family putative transporter has protein sequence MPVTIRSLSQQFQLHWANKTFNYSILILFTLLGVVLPCWYFDLKTLIIPLILGVIAAALSESDDSFTGRLKAILLTLFCFAIASLSVELLFPYPMLFVLGLALSSFGFIMLGAIGPRYASIAFGSILIAIYTMLGAHDSPNLWFQPTWLLSGAAWYFIMSMLWQGMSPSQPIQQSCAHVFFRLADYLDAKSQLFHPVSNLTPQPHRLAEAKYNSATVDALNQCKNTLLSRSKRGHIHSSHQRFLTIYFLAQDIHERVSSSHYRYQELAQEFQRSDVMFRFKYLLETQAKACRELAQSIQLNQEYHHSGDSIMALDELQSAIQYLRDTNIEHVTGGSSRISLAQLGYLFNNLAMVEKLFSSINQSDNVAQEDDQLADTDPHTLKAMWLRIKANFNKDSILFRHAVRLSVALSLGYGVIQFLNLERGYWILLTTLFVCQPNYSATRQKLTSRVIGTIAGLLIGVPLLTVFPSQESQLVFIVLSGLLFFAFRINNYSYATGFITLLVLFCFNQLGEGYAVVLPRLADTLIGCALAVGAVSFILPDWQSKRLHRVMAEALKSNNSYLAQVIGQYRIGKKDTLNYRVARRQAHNHDAALNAAINNMLVEPGRYRGAVEESFRFLTLNHALLSYISAMGAHRNRIEDESTHQLILEAHRFIHQQLESVYLQLSDDETDVSTKEHYDSGIEKRLSEWREEDENSVKMILQQLHLIYRMMPEMQSLASKFSARVASNEPKPIGED, from the coding sequence GTGCCTGTAACTATCCGCTCTTTATCGCAGCAATTTCAGCTTCACTGGGCCAATAAAACCTTCAACTACAGTATTTTGATACTGTTCACCTTACTGGGCGTCGTGTTGCCCTGTTGGTACTTCGATCTGAAAACTCTGATTATTCCACTGATTCTTGGGGTGATCGCCGCTGCGCTTTCAGAAAGTGATGACAGCTTCACTGGCAGGCTCAAAGCCATCTTACTGACCCTGTTTTGCTTTGCTATCGCTTCACTGTCAGTGGAACTGCTGTTTCCCTATCCAATGCTCTTTGTGTTAGGACTCGCACTATCAAGCTTTGGATTTATCATGCTTGGCGCCATTGGCCCTCGATATGCCAGCATTGCCTTTGGTTCGATTTTAATCGCTATCTATACCATGCTCGGTGCGCACGATAGCCCTAACCTCTGGTTTCAACCGACCTGGCTGCTCTCGGGCGCGGCATGGTATTTCATTATGTCGATGCTGTGGCAAGGCATGTCACCCTCTCAGCCGATTCAACAAAGCTGTGCCCATGTGTTTTTTCGTCTCGCCGATTACCTTGATGCAAAAAGCCAGCTATTCCACCCTGTGAGCAACTTGACACCACAGCCTCACCGTTTAGCGGAAGCCAAATATAACTCCGCGACGGTTGATGCGTTAAACCAGTGTAAAAACACCCTGCTCTCACGTTCCAAAAGGGGGCATATTCACAGTAGTCACCAGCGTTTTTTAACCATTTACTTTTTAGCGCAAGATATTCACGAGCGAGTCAGTTCAAGCCACTATCGCTATCAAGAATTAGCGCAAGAATTTCAACGTTCTGATGTCATGTTTCGCTTCAAATACCTGCTGGAAACCCAAGCAAAAGCGTGTCGAGAGCTGGCTCAATCAATACAACTCAATCAGGAATATCACCATTCTGGCGACTCCATTATGGCGTTGGATGAACTGCAAAGCGCTATTCAGTATTTACGTGACACCAACATCGAGCATGTCACCGGCGGTTCATCACGAATCTCATTAGCTCAACTTGGTTATCTGTTCAACAATCTCGCGATGGTTGAAAAGCTCTTTAGCTCCATCAACCAAAGCGACAACGTTGCGCAAGAAGATGATCAGCTTGCTGATACTGATCCACATACGCTGAAAGCGATGTGGCTACGCATCAAGGCAAATTTTAACAAAGATTCTATTTTGTTCCGTCACGCCGTTCGCCTGTCTGTGGCATTGAGCTTGGGTTATGGTGTTATTCAGTTTCTCAATCTTGAGCGCGGATATTGGATCTTGCTCACCACCTTGTTTGTCTGCCAACCCAACTACAGTGCTACTCGACAAAAGCTTACCTCGCGCGTCATTGGTACGATTGCTGGTTTATTAATTGGCGTTCCACTGCTGACGGTGTTCCCGTCTCAAGAGAGCCAGTTGGTGTTTATTGTCCTCAGTGGCTTGCTGTTCTTTGCTTTTAGGATCAACAACTACAGCTACGCGACTGGCTTTATTACCTTGTTGGTGCTTTTCTGCTTTAACCAATTAGGCGAAGGCTATGCAGTCGTCTTGCCACGCTTGGCTGATACCTTGATAGGGTGTGCACTCGCCGTTGGTGCAGTCAGCTTTATCTTGCCCGATTGGCAATCAAAACGCTTACATCGCGTGATGGCAGAAGCTCTTAAGAGTAACAACAGCTATCTCGCGCAAGTGATTGGTCAGTACCGTATTGGTAAAAAAGATACCCTTAACTACCGTGTTGCACGTCGACAAGCGCACAACCACGATGCCGCTCTAAATGCCGCAATCAATAACATGCTTGTCGAGCCAGGCCGCTATCGAGGAGCCGTTGAGGAGAGCTTTCGCTTCTTAACCCTTAATCACGCCTTACTCAGCTATATTTCTGCCATGGGAGCTCATCGTAACCGAATCGAAGACGAATCCACTCATCAGTTAATACTTGAGGCGCACCGCTTTATTCATCAACAGTTAGAAAGTGTTTACCTGCAACTATCGGATGACGAAACTGATGTGAGTACCAAAGAGCACTATGACAGCGGTATCGAAAAACGCCTCTCAGAATGGCGCGAAGAAGATGAGAACTCAGTAAAAATGATATTGCAACAGCTACATCTGATCTATCGCATGATGCCGGAGATGCAATCCTTGGCCAGTAAGTTCTCTGCTCGAGTTGCGTCCAATGAGCCCAAACCGATCGGAGAAGATTAA